In Acidobacteriota bacterium, one genomic interval encodes:
- a CDS encoding AbrB/MazE/SpoVT family DNA-binding domain-containing protein: MAVATTRLSSKGQVVIPEAVRRQLALKPGAEFVVVGNGDVVILKSIVPPPLSDFDGLVRQARQQARRAKVRKAEVARIVRAARAGR; this comes from the coding sequence ATGGCCGTCGCGACCACCCGGTTGTCGTCCAAGGGACAAGTCGTCATCCCCGAGGCCGTGCGCCGCCAGCTCGCCCTGAAGCCCGGTGCGGAGTTCGTCGTCGTCGGCAATGGTGACGTCGTCATCCTCAAGAGCATTGTCCCGCCGCCACTCTCCGATTTCGATGGCCTCGTGCGACAAGCGCGCCAGCAGGCACGGCGCGCCAAGGTCCGCAAGGCCGAAGTGGCTCGGATCGTTCGAGCCGCTCGGGCCGGTCGGTGA
- a CDS encoding RHS repeat-associated core domain-containing protein, giving the protein MTDTAGALLARYAFDPWGRRTVTAGTDVTTVGFTGHRTHTSSGLALALYRGCDAGLARWVGEDPLGYTAGIHLDAYVDNAPVLSVDPLGLTKGGRQNIGVTHKGQQLTTRSFAETVKQAVREVVRGGMGGKHVKALKGLLRVIKRGGTMGVACLLMDCDEYTDVMDCLVNPQPDCFPTWKPPVCEM; this is encoded by the coding sequence GTGACGGATACCGCGGGCGCTCTGCTGGCCCGCTACGCCTTCGACCCCTGGGGACGGCGCACCGTCACGGCCGGGACCGATGTCACGACGGTCGGCTTCACCGGGCACCGCACGCACACCAGCTCGGGGCTCGCGCTGGCGCTGTACCGGGGCTGCGATGCGGGACTCGCAAGGTGGGTCGGTGAGGACCCGCTTGGGTACACGGCCGGGATTCACTTGGACGCATACGTCGACAACGCCCCTGTGCTCTCCGTGGATCCGCTTGGTCTGACGAAGGGCGGACGTCAGAACATTGGCGTGACTCACAAGGGACAGCAACTGACCACGCGATCGTTTGCAGAGACCGTGAAGCAGGCAGTCAGGGAGGTCGTCCGAGGGGGCATGGGAGGCAAGCACGTGAAGGCCTTGAAAGGGCTGCTCAGAGTGATCAAGCGCGGCGGGACGATGGGAGTCGCGTGTTTGCTGATGGACTGTGACGAATACACGGACGTGATGGACTGTCTGGTCAACCCGCAGCCGGACTGCTTCCCTACCTGGAAGCCACCGGTCTGCGAGATGTGA
- a CDS encoding helix-turn-helix domain-containing protein: MMASPLKQFAARAFARPGVKKAYRELADEFAFIDEVLRARAAAGLTQAEVAARVGTTQSAIARLESAHAKHSPSLATLQRYADALGYRLEIRLVKTKQRRTARAGRSAAKISRRSPQVPAR, from the coding sequence ATGATGGCTAGTCCGCTGAAGCAGTTCGCCGCGCGCGCCTTTGCGCGCCCGGGTGTGAAGAAGGCGTATCGCGAGCTCGCTGACGAGTTCGCGTTCATCGACGAGGTCCTGCGGGCGCGGGCGGCGGCGGGGCTGACCCAGGCCGAGGTGGCGGCACGGGTGGGCACCACCCAGTCGGCGATCGCCCGGCTGGAATCGGCCCACGCGAAGCACTCTCCCTCCCTCGCCACTCTGCAACGGTACGCGGATGCCTTGGGATATCGGCTGGAGATCCGCCTCGTCAAGACGAAGCAGCGGCGCACCGCCCGGGCGGGCAGGTCCGCAGCCAAGATCAGCCGCCGGTCTCCACAAGTGCCTGCGCGCTGA
- a CDS encoding type II toxin-antitoxin system RelE/ParE family toxin, whose translation MAWTVTFYSRKAEDEILAMPVGFLARFLRYAERMESFGPDLGMPHTRAMGGGLFELRLKAAEGIARVFYCTVVDRRIVVLHQFVKKTPQAPRRELETARRRMKDVHDG comes from the coding sequence GTGGCCTGGACCGTCACGTTCTACAGCCGGAAGGCCGAAGACGAGATCCTCGCCATGCCCGTGGGCTTCCTCGCCCGGTTCTTGCGGTACGCCGAGAGGATGGAGAGCTTCGGCCCAGATCTCGGCATGCCTCATACCCGGGCCATGGGAGGCGGGCTCTTCGAGCTGCGACTGAAGGCCGCGGAAGGGATTGCCCGGGTGTTCTACTGCACGGTCGTCGATCGGCGCATCGTCGTCCTGCACCAATTCGTCAAGAAGACACCCCAGGCGCCTCGCCGGGAACTGGAGACCGCTCGCCGAAGAATGAAGGACGTGCATGATGGCTAG
- a CDS encoding DUF438 domain-containing protein, whose product MSELIDNRARRIDTLKNIILRLHRGAPPEAVRGQLARLVGEVDSTEIAAMEQQLMAEGMTVREVQSMCDLHAQVLRDITMTRSVPGGVDPGHPVDTFRRENQALGDTIAAVRTHLAELAAAPDLTAARAGLDACRAQVHLLFDVDRHYQRKEHLLFSCLERHGITGPSKVMWAKDDEVRTRVKAAAAALASLDPADADALAVAAVRVDEALRSVEDMIAKEERILLPMALDTLTADEWGEIWYSSPRYGWCLVEPRVGYRPPETAGPVEPIDVPEGREIRFSTGHATFEQLAAIFRTLPVDLTFVDANDRVAFYTEGPDRVFARSRAIIGREVQHCHPPRSVSTVDRILDDFRHGRQEVAEFWIDFRGRFVHIRYFAVRSEAGEYLGCLEVTQDVTAIRALEGERRLLQYDSPEEVGAPARSSANAFRPTASADC is encoded by the coding sequence ATGAGCGAGCTGATCGACAACCGCGCCAGGCGCATCGACACGTTGAAGAACATCATCCTCCGCCTGCACCGGGGCGCCCCCCCTGAGGCCGTGCGCGGCCAGCTGGCCCGCCTCGTCGGCGAGGTCGACAGCACCGAGATTGCCGCGATGGAACAGCAGTTGATGGCCGAGGGCATGACCGTCCGCGAAGTGCAGTCGATGTGCGACCTGCACGCGCAGGTGCTGCGCGACATCACGATGACCCGGTCGGTCCCGGGTGGCGTCGATCCGGGCCACCCGGTCGATACGTTCCGGCGCGAGAACCAGGCGCTCGGCGACACGATCGCCGCGGTGCGCACGCATCTCGCCGAGCTGGCCGCGGCGCCCGACCTGACGGCCGCGCGTGCCGGGCTCGACGCCTGCCGCGCGCAGGTCCACCTGCTGTTCGACGTGGACAGACACTACCAGCGAAAGGAGCACCTGCTCTTCTCGTGCCTCGAGCGGCACGGCATCACCGGCCCCTCGAAGGTGATGTGGGCCAAGGACGACGAGGTGCGGACCCGGGTGAAGGCGGCGGCGGCCGCACTCGCCTCGCTGGATCCGGCCGACGCCGACGCGCTCGCGGTGGCCGCTGTGCGCGTCGACGAAGCCCTGCGGTCGGTCGAGGACATGATCGCGAAGGAGGAGCGGATCCTGCTGCCCATGGCGCTCGACACGCTGACCGCCGACGAGTGGGGCGAGATCTGGTACTCGTCGCCGCGCTACGGCTGGTGCCTCGTCGAACCACGTGTCGGGTACCGGCCGCCGGAGACGGCCGGGCCCGTGGAGCCGATCGACGTCCCCGAGGGGCGGGAGATCCGCTTCTCGACGGGCCATGCGACCTTCGAGCAGCTCGCCGCGATCTTCCGCACGCTGCCGGTCGACCTGACGTTCGTCGACGCCAACGATCGCGTGGCGTTCTACACGGAAGGCCCTGACCGCGTCTTCGCCCGCAGCCGCGCCATCATCGGCCGCGAGGTGCAGCACTGCCACCCTCCGCGCAGCGTGTCGACCGTCGATCGGATCCTCGACGACTTCAGGCACGGCCGACAGGAGGTCGCCGAGTTCTGGATCGACTTCAGGGGGCGCTTCGTTCACATCCGATACTTCGCGGTGCGGTCGGAGGCGGGAGAGTACCTCGGCTGCCTCGAGGTGACGCAGGACGTGACGGCCATCCGCGCGCTCGAGGGCGAACGCCGGCTGCTGCAGTACGACTCGCCGGAAGAAGTGGGAGCACCTGCGAGGTCCTCGGCGAACGCTTTCCGCCCAACCGCGTCTGCAGATTGCTGA
- a CDS encoding YpdA family putative bacillithiol disulfide reductase, translating to MRDVLVVGAGPAGLATAIAAKRAGLSYLVVEKGLLVNTVFHYPRNMVFFTTPELLEVGDLPMVTPYAKPTREEALKYYRRVVDTYALEIAFDEEVLRLMPEVDPSGARAFAVDTRSGRGVRRLLHARFVVLATGAFDAPNLVGVPGEDLPHVSHYFREVHPYYRQRVVIVGGENSAAEAALELYRNGAQVTLVHRRSTLGSSIKYWVRPDIENRIKEGSVAAWFDTRLVEIRPTEVVVERHGGHQALPADAVLLMTGYHSDEGLFDRTGVAYDPTNFAPTFDPQTFETNVEGLFLAGAVQMGRDSGQIFIENGRFHGEQVVRVIAERLGVTSPAAVGPV from the coding sequence GTGCGTGACGTTCTCGTCGTCGGCGCCGGGCCCGCGGGTCTGGCCACGGCCATTGCCGCCAAGCGGGCGGGCCTCTCGTATCTCGTGGTCGAGAAGGGCCTGCTCGTCAACACCGTGTTCCACTACCCTCGGAACATGGTGTTCTTCACGACGCCGGAGCTGCTCGAGGTCGGCGACCTGCCGATGGTGACCCCGTACGCGAAGCCGACGCGCGAGGAGGCCCTGAAGTACTACCGGCGCGTCGTCGACACCTACGCCCTGGAGATCGCCTTCGACGAGGAGGTGCTGCGCCTCATGCCCGAGGTCGACCCGAGCGGGGCGAGGGCCTTCGCGGTCGACACGCGGTCGGGGCGGGGCGTGCGCCGGCTCCTGCACGCCAGGTTCGTCGTGCTGGCGACCGGGGCCTTCGACGCGCCCAACCTCGTCGGCGTGCCGGGGGAGGACCTCCCGCACGTGTCGCACTACTTCCGCGAGGTGCACCCGTACTATCGCCAGCGCGTCGTGATCGTCGGGGGCGAGAACTCCGCCGCCGAGGCCGCCCTCGAGCTCTATCGCAACGGCGCGCAGGTCACCCTCGTGCATCGCCGGTCGACGCTCGGCAGCTCGATCAAGTACTGGGTGAGGCCAGACATCGAGAACCGCATCAAGGAGGGGTCGGTCGCCGCGTGGTTCGACACGCGGCTCGTCGAGATCAGGCCCACGGAGGTCGTGGTCGAACGGCACGGTGGGCATCAGGCGCTGCCGGCCGATGCCGTCCTGCTGATGACGGGATACCACTCCGACGAAGGCCTGTTCGATCGCACCGGCGTCGCCTACGACCCGACGAACTTCGCGCCCACGTTCGATCCGCAGACCTTCGAGACCAACGTCGAGGGCCTGTTCCTCGCCGGTGCGGTGCAGATGGGCCGGGACAGCGGCCAGATCTTCATCGAGAACGGCCGCTTCCATGGCGAGCAGGTCGTCCGCGTGATCGCCGAGCGGCTCGGCGTGACGAGCCCGGCGGCCGTCGGGCCGGTGTAA